Genomic segment of Vitis riparia cultivar Riparia Gloire de Montpellier isolate 1030 chromosome 19, EGFV_Vit.rip_1.0, whole genome shotgun sequence:
TGTATCGCTCGACAtcaaaatatattctaataaCACCCCAAACTTATTGTGTTTGGATTGACTCTGCTCTCTTGTATTGAAGTTGTTAGGACAATGAGTCTTCAATGCATTTTGACAATTTCGTTTCATTCTATTTTTGGCCTAAGAATCTTcttagatagtgacttactctccattgaagatccaAGGTTGTTGTTCATCCAACCGAAAAGTCACAGGTATATCCAAGAAGGTTTGACTTGTGACAAGTTAGGTAATCAAAGGGGATAAagtaaattgatatatttaaaaaaaaatgaaaattaaaaaggttTGTTAAAGGACaattcatttgtttgtttttatttttttaaataagatatgATTGAAttagaagttttaaaattgagctaaaatctcttaattattttttttgacaactttgggattttatttttaagaaagttgatattttgtttttaagaaaattcttttcttaattaatttttagaaagttgttattcttttttttttttttaagaaaattatttttttagttaatctttAGAAAGTagatattttattccatttccaACCATTTTGGGTTTGGACATTACTGAGAGAGACTCAACCTAGCTAACTTGCTCTACCATTCCCAATCTCTCAAGAAAGATTCAACGATTGAATCTTGAGTTGTTGGAAGATTTGCATTCCTTCAACGAGGCTGAGGAGTATTCATTAGAGTAATTGGAGATTGTTACATTACAAACATGGATCAAGTAGTAGGTACTGAAAAATAAGCCTTAAGGGTAAAACAATAaagtaaatctatgtaacttgatctcatataatggatttagattagAGGTTTTAAatcttatgattttattattattattattattattttatatctccatAGTAAGTGTGTGAGTTTTCCACAAAAATTAATGTGTTCTTTGCATGCttgtttacttttttaaatattttggatattttgttaATCCTTGATAACTTGCTAGTTTAATTAGGTTAAAAACTCTACTCCCTATTTAAATCTAGTTATTAATTCTTAatccttatattataatttttaattacactCATGCATCCCCTGTGTGACCCTATTGGACCACGACTTTTTAGAAGTGATGTTGAAATCCACTCTTCCGTATCAAAATTCCTCTTTTTCGTTGCATTCCTCACTAGATGTAAAGATTGATCCTCAATTTGAGGCTTAGCAAATATTTAAGTTACAAGATAATGATATGCActcaaaagttatttaaaagcctatttttatatatggaaaAACATCAGTTTTGAGTGCTAATCAACTACTACATATGGGATTGTCGTCATTGTCAAgcaaggttttaagttgaagtTTTTGAAGGGTGCATCACGTGGGCTTGCTGGTTCAGATATCACCCGCATTTTCAAGACTAGAATTTGACCTCACAGTGTACTCTGCTACAAGCTTGGCGAAAGATGACGACTTGTTCTCTAGCAATCTGGTTGGGGTATTGTATTCCTCAATTAGCCCTACATCATCGACATTTCCAGGGAAATAAATCAAGAAGAATGCAGATGAAGTTAAGAGTTCCATTAGTTCATCTTGATAGTACTAACCATGATCCAGAAGCAGAGCCATGTCACTATCAAGAACAGAAGTAATTCGATGTGCAATAGTTATGACTGTAGAATCGACAAAGTGTTGTCTAAGGGCTTGCTGAATCAGATTTTCTGTGGCTGTATCAACTGATGCAGTAGCTTCATCAAGCACCAAGACCTTGCTTTTCTTGAGTAGAACTCGGCCAAGACAAACCAGTTGCCTCTGACCCATGCTCCAATTCTCTCGATTCTCCCTACATGTCTACCATACTTAagtatatcaataaaataaacaaaacctACCTCCCAAATCTGCCCATCTGACTACTCTTCAAGTGGGTCAAGGTTGCTCCGTACAGTCCCTTCAAACATGGTTGGATCCTGAGGGATAATGCTTAGTCTGGACCGCAAATCATGTAGTCCAATGGAAGAGATGTTGGTACCATCTATCATAATCTGACTAGCAGCAGGTTCAACAATTCGAAAGAGGATCTGTATGAGGGTTGATTTACCGCTGCCAGTTCACCCTACAATGCCAGTCTTCATTCCTCCTAAACTGCAGAAATACATTACTTAAACACAGCATCTAAACTGCAAAACCGGCAGTCCATCTTGCAGCCAATTTCATTACCCTTATCTTAAAAATGAATTGGCACTAAAAAACCACCATATCAACAGTAAAGAAACTCTCATTTTGAGGCCATAGTAATTGACATGGTACATACAAATTGGCACCTCCTCAATATGCAATGCTTGTGATTGAGCCCCGGCTCAGCAGGATCAGAAAGGAACATGAGCATGCCATCAATTGTAAGAGTTATCCTGAATTAGGATTCCATTTTAAGTTGgtttaaaatgaatcaaattactCGATAAGCAATGCACTACTCCAAATATTTTGCTAAGCAACATTTTGGAGTAAAGTTCTGTTTATACCAAAAATGGTTTTGAACCTACTGGCATTTTCAGGAACAGATATGATTGATAATCTAATCTGCAAGAGTACATGGCATCAGCAAGcgaagaaaataattaatgtaaTATGAGAAACATAAGGTGATCTTAACTACAGAGCATGAGATGTCATGTGACAAAGCCATGTGTTGGCTGGCATTAAATAACAAGAAGAGGTCCTAACAAGTTCACAATGGTTACCTGATACCAGATGCAGGTTGCAATCACAGGAATAAAGACAATGAAAACCTGCCATGCAACCTGTGACATAACTGCAATAATTCCCCGGAGCCGAATCAATGAGAAGGCAAATGCCCCAACTTGCATGGGAATGTTTGTGTCGATCGCATTTTGGTCTGTAGAAGCCTGAAAAAAAGGGAGGGATCAATTAAGTAATAATCTAACACTTCACTTTGGTCATTAGGGAAAAATGCAAGGcagaaataaatatatattcatatttgcACTTACTCTGTTTAGAATCCGTCCACTTGGGGTGGCATCAAAGAATGACATTGGGGCACGGAAAAGGCTCAAATGCATTTTATTGAAGAGTATAGTAGCTGTTACAAGAAACATGGCTCTAGAAAGGACGCTAAAAGAACTTCCAACAGCCAAAGCTACATAAACAATCATGAGAGTAGAACCTCTAACTGCAGGTTTCACATCATCTGACACGGGACTTGACCAAGCCATCCAATAATTGCTTCCAATCTGAAGCAGCTGAAAGAGAATCTGGGACAACAATATAAAGGGCACAAGAGCTCCTCCATATGCTGTCCTGATGTATTTCCAATAAACCCATAGCCCAACtttacctttctctctctcctcttcttGAACAAGCTGACCTTTTGGTCCATCTATCTCCTCTGCTTTACCATTTTGGCcacctttgttttcttctttttctataacTTCAGAAGTACCACCAATATTATCACTGTCCTCATGGATACTTAATTTTTCTGAAAGTGACCCTGCCTCTACAGAATTGAGTGCTAACAAAGCTATCTTATGTGCTCCAACAGGTTCCATAAAATCAGTTCCAGAGTCAAGAATTTCATTGTACTTTCCAGCTTCTGTAATCCTTCCATCTTTCACGACCTGCAGGGATGGTACATTTCTTAAGTTTATCTAATGGAAACAAAGgcaggaaagaaaaaacatggtAATTACTCACCAGTATGAGATCAGCAGCAGGTAAGAACTCTACTTGATGTGTAACATAAATCACTGTTTTCGAACCCAAGAGACCCAGCAAACATTCCTGTTATATGAAGATTACTTACAAATAGGATCAATGAAaggcttgttttttttttctattttatttattctaatataagggaaaggaaacaaaataaacGGCAATGGCAGAGCAAGGGTCCCTAATTACCTCAGGTAGACCAAGAACCAAATCTCATATAGCCTATAGCAGTGCATATTTAAACATACAAGGATAGCTCAATTTCTACTTAATGCAATGGCATTGTATAGTTGTTTTATTTCATAGAATTATgaatatatgtatgtatgtatgtatctATGCATGTATGTTGCTCAAACTCAGGATTTTAGAAGAGAAAGGAATTACCTTAAAGAGATGGGTTCCTGTAGGAGCATCCACAGCATTGAAGGGATCATCAAACAGATAAATATCAGCATTTTGGTAAAGCGCACGTGCAATCTGTATTCTTTGCTTCTGGCCACCACTCAAATTGATTCCCCGCTCACCTATAACTGTCTGATCGCCAAATGAGAGAACCTCCAGGTCCTTCAAGGAACATGCATCAAGGACCCTTTCATACCTTTCTCTATCCATCTCCTTACCAAACAAGACGTTCTCTTCTATCTTGCCACTCTGTATCCAAGGAGACTGAGCAACATAGGCCTTTGTTCCACACAGCTTAAGGATACCAGATATCTTAGGCACTTCTCCCAGCATACAAGAGAGTAAGCTTAACTTGCCTGAGCCTACAGTACCACAAACAGCAACCCTCATGCCACGGCACACCCGCAAATTAATATCCTTCAGTGTTGGATTAGGGGAAGATAAATCCCAAGAGAAGTTCCCATCCACTATCTCAATTGCTGTATCAGAACTACCTTTTGGAAGCCTCTCGATAACATCACTCTGCAGGTCATCCAGACAAAGAAAGGATGCAATTCTGTCAAGGGAAACTTTAGTCTGAGCTATCACTGAGATTAAGTCAGGAAGATGGTAAATGGGTTGTTGAAGTATCCTGAATGTTGCAATTGAAGATAAGATCTTCCCTGATTTGAGCGGGATCCCTAGAAGCATGCAAATTCCAAAGGTGACCACAGATAGAAATGTTGGGGCTCCCCAGGAAACAAAAGTGGTCGTGGCTGAAGtgtaaagatatttttttaaacacccTGTCTCATTCTTCCGAAGGTCCATAATTTTAGACAAAAACTTCATCTCCCATCCCTGAAGCTTGAGAATCCTCATGTTTCTTAAGATCTCAGATGTTGCCTTCATCCTTTTACTTTTGATTCCATCAACTTGTCCTGAAACTTCTCTTGCCATTTCCCCAGTGGAACATTTGTCAACATAACAATTACAGTTGCAAAGGAAGCTGCAACTGAAGCAAGGCCCAGGTTTCTATACAAGATTAGCAAGGCTAAAGCAACTTGCATAATCAGTATCCATGGATCATGCATATACCAACTGAAACCCCCAATTCTCTCCGCATCAACAGACATAAAATTAATGATCTCCCCAGTAGTATGACCCTGCTTTGACTGGCAGGAAAGAGTCAAACCCTTGTTGTAGATCATTGTGATCAGTACTGCTCTGATCCTGATTCCAACCTGCTGCAATCTAAAGAACCAGTGCCTCACTGAAAGGCACTCAACAAGGTTCGCAACAAAAAAGGCCATAACCAAAAGATAGCCTTCATTTTTGAATTCCCTCCTCCCATTGAGATATTGAACAAAGGTGTCAATAAGATAGGGCCCAACATAAGATGCTAATGTGTTTACAAGTGCCAAGAAAGCCGTCAATAGGATTTCTGCCCAGCATGCAAAGATCAATGCTTTCACCAGCTTAAGCGTGGTCACTCCACTACTTCCACCACTATCACACTGGAGCTTATTACTAAATGCTGGAAAAACCCCCACAACGCTGTTGCTGGTATCAAGCTGAGGAACATCCTCAAGGTCTAATGTTTTCTTGTTACCCTCAGCAATCAAGGGACCGATCCAAGAGAAAGTAAGAAGGCTAAAAAAAACCAGCTTTTGAAAAGGGGGTCACAGTTGCTTCCCCCTTGGATTTATTGGACTCCACTCTACTTATACTGGTACTACCATTCAAAAGGGATTCCCTAAGAATTGATTCCTCGCCTTGATTCTTTCCCAAAAACCCCGAATAGCACAAGAACAGACCAGTTATGACGTAGACAATGTCGGGCACCAAAAATTGAACTTGTAGGGACTGGTCTTTCTTAACAATGTCTATAACAAGGCAATAACAAGAGATGGAGAAGTAAAATCCCCACCAAACTCTTAACAAAAATGGGAACTTTGGTTCAACAGAACCATGGAATTGAGTGTGCAAATATACACAAACTGCTCCCCAGGAAAGTGTTCTGAGCACTAAATCCAAAAGTGTGACCAGCTTTTCACCAGACCAGCCATTTCTATACCAATAAAAGTAGTTCAAAAAACACAAGAAGAAATTCAACAGTGACAGACCCTGACAGCATGCAAACGTTTGCTTATAGTACAAAAACCTAGTCCTCTTACAATTTTCAAGAGCACCCCCGTTGATTCTCTTGCACACCCATGATACAAACAGGAGAAGCAACAAGACTAGATGCAATGAGGCAGAAAAGGCACGTAAAAAGACGGGGTTTAGCAGAAAACCAATACCTAGGTACGTAACCATGGCTTCGAGCCCCACCATTTTTTGAGAACCTTTGGATTCCACTAAAATTGTAACGACccacacccaaccatgtagatattgtccgctttgggcccacaatcccatgggacacagcgaggacgttgtgtctacataggggggtatttgtgatgtcccacatcggataggggagcaagttcctggcgctatatatgtagagactcctcttaaccaagtagacgcgttttaaaaccgtgagggccatttgggtccaaagcggacaatatctacacggttgggagtgggtcgttacaaatggtatcagagccgatccccgacctcGGTGTGGGAGTTTGTTTGGCTCAGTAAAgagtgtttgtctgtttgaccccgcaatcccatgggacacaacgaggacgttgtgtctgcatggggggggggggggggggtgtttgtgatgtcccacatcggataggggagcaagttcctagtgctatatatgtagagactcctcttaaccaagtagacgcgttttaaagccgtgaaggCCATTTGGGttcaaagcggacaatatctacactgTTGGGAGTGGGTCGTTACAAatatttgtgatgtcccacatcggataggggagcaagttcctgacgctatatatgtagagactcctcttaaccaagtagacgcgttttaaagccgtgaggccatttgggtccaaagcggacaatatctacacggttgggagtgAGTCGTTAcaaaatggtatcagagccgatccccgaccccggtgtgggggtttgtttggctccgtaaggggtgttgtttgtttggccccacaatcccatgggacacaacgaggacgttgtgtctgcataggggggtatttgtgatgtcccacatcggataagggAGCAAGTTCCTAGGGCTATATAgttagagactcctcttaaccaagtagacgcgttttaaagccgtgagggccatTTGGGTctaaagtggacaatatctacatggttgggagtgggtcgttacaaatggtatcagagccgatccccgaccccggtgtaggggtttgtttggcctcgAAAGGGGTGTTTGCTTGTTTGGCCCTgtaatcccatgggacacaacgaggacgttgtgtctgcatgggggggtatttgtgatgtcccacatcggataggggagcaagttcctgacgctatatagttaaagactcctcttaaccaagtagacgcgttttgaagcggtgagggcccccttgggcccaaagcgaaCAATCtctacatggttgggagcgGGTGGTTACAAAAATGGTATTTTGGAGGTGTGCTCATGAATTGGCACTTGACAATGAAGATTTTTTGGTACTTCATATATGAGAAATAAGATGGGATGTCACTGGTTTTTTAAGAGTGTATTCCACATGAGAAAGTCAGTCAATGGATACTTCCATGGGCGTCGGATAACTTGGCAGCCATCGAATGTTGACGGACATGGCAAAGAAGCTAGGCAGGCATGAAGAGAGAGACAACTTCAAGGACATAGagacaattttcttgtttcccttttttttattgatcatctttttagtagaattttcattgccaaatatttttatttccaaaatccaaaagatttatgatttatttttttgattcaCATTTCATTCCAACAAACTACTCTATGGTATCATAAATATTTGGGAAATTCCccattattatcttattttccataaaaaaatttagaaacaaatttcaaattacccggatgacaaaaaaaaaaaaaaaaaaaaaaaaaaaaaaaccacacacaagagaaaaagaaaaataatattttttattcagcaatttaatttaattaccattatttagttaattttaaattagaattcAATTATGGAATTTAGTTAATCCCTTTTTATTTCATAGTAGAACCATTGATATTTTTACAATCATATAGATCCAGACAATGACTACATTTGTTAAAAGTCAAAATCATAGTAGGCATCGCAACTGTCAGCTCATCATTTTGTCATCATGTGTTTTGCTTCTGAACAACTGGTCAAAAGATAACCTTAAAAATAACTACTAGTCTACTACAAAGAAAGcctagaaaataatttctattttttttttttattctttaaggtttgtaaacttctttttttttttttcctgaactTTTATGCTTTATAAAGGATTATCCCCTTCATTCCCTCTGAAAATAGGTAACATTGACACTGGTTGTGGTTTGATCATGATATGTTCTTAAGGGGCAATGAAGCATGAGGGTTTGTTGACCCTAGGAGGGTTAAGATGATCTCTCATCAACCTATAGGCTTGGAAATGCCTAACTTGTTGATTGTTGTTGTTGCTTTGATTTGTTAGGTCATTTATACTTGCTTGAATTGGCTAAATTTGTCTTTCGCGTCTAGTAAAAATATCCATATTCTAAACAAGCATAAAAAGTAAGAAGATGAAAAGTAAAaactagaaataaataaaattcctattattaaagaaaaccaactatttaaaacaaaaaaactaaaaactaattAGTATGTACTTAATTGACTTGGATAAAACTTGTTATTAATTCCTTAGCAATGACATCATTTTCTTGACTGAAAATCcctaatacaaataaaatattaaagcataaatacatgataaaatTAGTCAAGAAAAATGAGGGATAGAGTTATCACAACTTGTAGTATTTCAGGTTATTATCATACTGAgagaataaattttcttttaactaattttatataaaagtagtgatttttatttaaaaaaaaatgattagattgaaattatgatttgatggataaattaagaaaacaatgataaaccaatttaaagattttcacaaATCCAATCTCAAACCTAGGATTGAGGGataataaataatgattaaagGATTTTTTGCCTTCGTAGATTAGACCACAATATAGGCCATCCAAGTTTGGAACCAtgttttcaaacttaaaatcCATTCTCTAATAGTCattcaacaaataatttgatACAATGTTTTATCCTTTAGGACATTTAAAACCCGATATTCATTTGGTGTATTCTCCTCAGTCATCAATTACATTAACATATGATCACATTAGGTCAACTATTGATCATAATCCCTTGTGCATCAAAGGACCCCTAGCATGTATCCTATGTATCTCTAATAGGGACGAACTAGCaaataattaaacttttatacaaaaatttaaagattagaAACTTACTACCATTAAAAGATATCACATTTTCTTATCATCCCTTTGTCTTGAATTATTCGTGATTTATTGTTACATCTCCAATGAGaggatttagccactcatgctcaGATTAATGTCATACATTGAATTAAATCTAATCATGAgagattttattgaaaactaaataattataaaagttgTATCCAAACTCAAAAGTTTCTCTTCTTCTCTACTCTCTTTGTTCCTAAAGAAATTTATGGTATTTATAAAAAACTAATgctaaaaacataaataaaagtgCTAAAATGTCCAAAGACATGTAAAAGAGCCAAATAGGGAAAGCCTTGAAGTGAAATTCTAGAAATTGTAGTTTgtagaaaaaatttcaataccTCCATAGTGGTATCAGATTGCATTTCGATAAATGCCCAAACCTTATAGACCTTTGGCATGCTTCCAATGTGGTATTGGATTGATTACAACATGTATCATAATGTATCTTTTTGTATTGACACCTCATATCAAAATTGTATCTCAATGTATTTTTTCGTATTGAAATGTTGCACTTTGTATCAAAATTGCATCTCCTTgtattgaaattcattttgatgAACCTTGAAAT
This window contains:
- the LOC117909158 gene encoding ABC transporter C family member 3-like; its protein translation is MGQRQLVCLGRVLLKKSKVLVLDEATASVDTATENLIQQALRQHFVDSTVITIAHRITSVLDSDMALLLDHGLIEEYNTPTRLLENKSSSFAKLVAEYTVRSNSSLENAGDI